DNA sequence from the Oncorhynchus keta strain PuntledgeMale-10-30-2019 chromosome 1, Oket_V2, whole genome shotgun sequence genome:
CAGTCAACTGGCTAGtcgcagcagtcaactagctagtcgcAGCAGTCAACTGGCTCGtcgcagcagtcaactagctagtcgcagcagtcaactagctagtcgcagcagtcaactagctagtcgcGGCAGTCAACTGGCTAGtcgcagcagtcaactagctagtcgcAGCAGTCAACTGGCTAGtcgcagcagtcaactagctcgTCGCAGCAGTCAACTGgctagtcacagcagtcaactagctcgtcacagcagtcaactagctagtcgcagcagtcaactagctagtcgcagcagtcaactagctagtcgcagcagtcaactagctcagtcgcagcagtcaactagctcgtcgcagcagtcaactagctagtcgcagcagtcaactagctagtcgcagcagtcaactagctagtcgcagcagtcaactagctagtcgcagcagtcaactagctcgtcacagcagtcaactagctagtcgcagcagtcaactagctagtcgcagcagtcaactagctagtcgcagcagtcaactagctagtcgcagcagtcaactagctagtcgcagcagtcaactagctagtcgcagcagtcaactagctagtcgcagcagtcaactagctagtcacagcagtcaactagctcgTCGCAGctgtcaactagctagtcacagcagtcaactagctcgtcacagcagtcaactagctagtcacagcagtcaactagctagtcgcagcagtcaactagctcgtcgcagcagtcaactagctcgtcgcagcagtcaactagctagtcgcagcagtcaactagctagtcgcagcagtcaactagctagtcgcagcagtcaactagctagtcgcagcagtcaactagctagtcgcagcagtcaactagctcgtcacagcagtcaactagctagtcacagcagtcaactagctagtcacagcagtcaactagctagtcacagcagtcaactagctcgtcacagcagtcaactagctagtcgcagcagtcaactagctcgtcacagcagtcaactagctcgTCACAGCAGTCAATTAGTTTGTAAACTGCTAGtcgcagcagtcaactagctagtcggCAGTCAACTAGCTcgtcacagcagtcaactagcttcagtcacagcagtcaactagctagtcgcAGCGTGAACTGTAGTCAACTTCTagctagtcacagcagtcaactagctagtcacagcagtcaactagctagtcacaacagtcaactagctagtcacagcagtcaactagctagtcacagcagtcaactagctagcaaGGTAGCTGTTTAACTTTCTAACACATTCACTAATTAgtttgtaaacaattaacaagctaaCTAGCTGCCACATGTTATGGTCAAAACTGTTAACAGAATAGCAAGCAAGCAACAAGATATGGCAAATCATATAAATCAGATTTGACCTTTCAGACACAAGTTGCATGGCAAGGAATAAGATCTGTACATGACTTCAAAACACATACGAAAGTGGTTTGAAATGTGGATTGAAATATCAGATTCCATGTGCTTTTTTGGCAGTTCGGAATGTGAACTGTAGGTCTATCATAtcttctatctatatatatatatatatatctatatcttctatctatatatatatatatcttctatctatctctatatatatatatctatcttctatctatctctatatagatctatatattctatctatatatatatatatctatatcttctatctatctatctatctatctatctatctatctatctatctatatatatcttctatatatatatatatatatctatatatatatatatatctatatctatctatatatatatatctatcttctatatctatatatatatatatatcttctatctatctatatatatatctatatattctatctatatatatctatatcttctatctatatattctatctatatatatatctatatatatcttcTATAtagatagataatatatatatatatatatatatatatatatatatcttctatctatatatatatatatatatatatatatatatatatatctatatcttctatctatatatatatctatatattctatctatctatatcttctatctatatatatatctatatattctatctatatcttctatctatatatatatatctatatcttctatctatatatatatatatatctatatcttatatctatatatatcttatatcttatatatctatatcttatatctatatatatatatatatctatatatatctatctatctatctatatatatatatatatatatatatatatatatcttatatatcttctatctatatatatatatatatatatatatatatagatatcttctatctatctatatatatatatatatatatatatatatcttatatctatatatatatatatatatcttctatctatctatatatatatatatatatatatatctatatatatctatatcttctatctatctatatatatatatctatatatatctatatcttctatctatatatatatctatatattctatctatatcttctatctatatatatatcttctatctatatatatatatatatctatatcttctatctatatatatatatatatatatatatatatatatatatatatatatatatatcttatatctatatatatatatatcttatatctatatatatatatccatatcttctatctatatatatatatatatctatcttatcttctatctatctatatatatatatatatatatatatatatatatatatatatatatatatatatatatctatctatctatctatatatatatatatatatatatcttatatctatatatatatatatatatatatatatatatatatatatcttctatctatctatatatatatatatatatatatatatcttatatctatatatatatatctatatcttctatctatctatatatatatatatatatatatatatatatatctatatatatctatatcttctatctatatatatatatctatatatatctatatcttctatctatatatatatctatatattctatctatatcttctatctatatatatatcttctatctatatatatatatatctatatcttctatctatatatatatatatatatatatatatatatatatatattatatatatatatatatatatatatatatatattatatatctatctatatatatatatatatatatcttatatctatctatatatatatatatatatatatcttatatctatatatatatatatatatatatatatatatatatatatcttatatctatatatatctatatcttatatctatatatatatatccatatcttctatctatatatatatatatatctatatcttatatctatatatatctatatcttatatctatctatatcttatatctatatatatatctatatcttctatctatatatatctatatattctatctatatatatctatatcttctatctatatatatctatatattctatctatctatatcttctatctatatatatatctatatattctatctatctatatatatatatctatatcttctatctatatatatatctatatcttcTATCTATCTATACGTTACATGTGTTTCTTAATTCTGGTCCTGGAAACACAGAGGACCTGAATAATGTATTGCCTCAGCACTACACACACCTGATTTAACTctaaagcttgatgatgagttgatcatttgaatcagctgtgtagttgCTCGGGGCACAAactaaaatgtgcacccctttgggTTCCTAGGACCAGGATGAAGAACCACAGGGTTAGGCTATACAGGTCAAAGTGATGCAGCCCTAGTGTAAACATTGATTTACCTAGCTAGCCTATAGTCTAACCCAGAGCCATATTATTTTCTAAATATACAGCACTGGTTGGTATAGACTAAAGGTTTGTTTATGTTTGCCACTTAGGTAAACGTTGCGAGGTTAGATACCTGTCTGGGGGTCCTCTCGGATTTACTCCTACACCACTCCCAGTCCATCAGCTCCATTTTTCTGCACTCTACATGCGACAGTCTCCGTTCCGTTCCCCCGAACACCGACGACGTGTCGGTGAGGTTGAGGTCCTGGTCTCTGTGGTTATCGTGAGGAAATTGGAGGCAGTCTGCCAGCGCCAGggtctctcctccacctggcACTACCTCGAGAAGCAGCTCGCCATGTTCACGCATCGCGACCCCGGAGCTGTCCAGCACGGCAAACTGGTTTTCGGTGAAGTCGCAGTTGAAGAAGTTGTAATAGGAAGGCTTCTCGATGGACGGGTTTCGGTGGGGTTTGGTCTCGTGCGATATCTTGTATATTCCGAACCCTTTATGGAAGGAGAGGTTAAATTCAAACCTCTTCTTTGCTGCGGGAAGAGAATGAAAATGTATAGTGACttttgccccccccccaaaaaaaaaaataaataaacatatttcATTTAGATAAGTGATTGTTTTAAAATGTACGACATTGATGTATTTTTATGTGTTTCAGACCCAAATGATGCTTCATTGTAACAACTGTTGTCGCGTAAATGTATTAGGTTTAATGTGTAGATCTATACTGTATGTTATGGGGCATTTACCATAATACTGTGAGTTTGATTCTCATAGGCATATCCAGTAGGGTTATGTAGCTTATGTTATGTTTAAATGGTACGTCGCTTTAGATAAGCGTCTGGTTTTTCCCACTCTGCACCTCAGCTCACTGGCCCTTTACAATCACAGAGGGCATAGCCTACCGGTGGGCTCACGCTCTGTGTCCCGCGGGCAGTTGATGAAGCAGCCGCACGGAAGGTGGATCCAGCGATCGGAGAGTATGAATACCGGCGTGACGGCAGGCGCCAGCAGGGTCAGGAAGAAGCTCACCGTTTCCACCGCCTCCAGGTCTGAGCTGCTGGCGTTTACAGCATGACGCACGAGCACCAGAGTCTGTGAATAAAATGGTACTCATCGTTGGATGACAACACAGGGTAACGTGGGGTAACTGCCACCCACACACACCGTAATTCCAACAGAAACCACTTTATGTCACCAAATGTTCCCCAACACTTTCCCTGACTGTCACTACTCTTGGTCAACAATAATAAATGTTCCCCAACACTTTCCCTGACTGTCACTACTCTTGGTCAACAATAATAAATGTTCCCCAACACTTTCCCTGACTGTCACTACTCTTGGTCAACAATAATACATGTTCCCCAACACTTTCCCTGACTGTCACTACTCTTGGTCAACAATAATACATGTTCCCCAACACTTTCCCTGACTGTCACTACTCTTGGTCAACAATAATACATGTTCCCCAACACTTTCCCTGACTGTCACTACTCTTGGTCAACAATAATAAATGTTCCCCAACACTTTCCCTGACTGTCACTACTCTTGGTCAACAATAATAAATGTTCCCCAACACTTTCCCTGACTGTCACTACTCTTGGTCAACAATAATACATGTTCCCCAACACTTTCCCTGACTGTCACTACTCTTGGTCAACAATAATACATGTTATCTgtctcatatatatattttttttaagtgacTTTTTTAAGTCACAATGATTCTGAGGTGAGTTGATCTGGTATTTCCACATTTAGACCAAGTTATATAGTGTACAAAGCATTagagcaccttcctaatattccTAATTGTGTGATTTtaatgctgctctttaattatttgttacttttatttattattcttatttttatttgtatttgtatttactttttaaactgccttgttggttaagggcttctaAGTAAACATTATtatcctcccactacgacttgggaaagcagtttattaggctatagACTCAGTTAATTATGATGAACTACACAGGTTGGTAAAAGAGAACGGTTATGAGCTTGATGTAGGCTGggtctctgtacagcactttgagatatcagctgatgtacgaagggctatataaataaatgtatttgattttatttgatgtacctttccaataaatatcgagggtcgtattctggtgacatgattatCGATGCTTGCCTACCGTTTGACAAAATACAAATAATCTCTCTCTTcagtccataataatctcattatGTGTGCTATACCCGCACGGTATCTGAGAACTGTTGGCTGGAGCGCCCTGCCAATATCAAACTGAGCACATTTATAAcgcaatgttttttttctgtgaAAAGAAAATAACCCTCAGTAGTGTTCAAATGAGATGTGAATTATACTGAACAACTATTTGTTATGTGCACTACATTATCACAGCCTTTTATCCACAACAAatcagtttgatggaaacacatctctggtgggGAAATTAGCATATTGTTTTTAATGATTTtggaatatttgcatgaaaatctgttgccaattgaATGTAAACCATAGTGAGGATATTAACAGTGAGATGTGCAATGCCATGTTGTGGGGCTGGTTACCCCTCCTTACCCCACATGCTTTATAGAGTGGACAGACGGCCTACGTGGCATTGcaggactaagaaaatacactgtATATAATGCAATAGCATTATTAAACCCCACATGAACACCTATTTGTTATAGGAGCATACATAGCctgtctatgatttgatattttttTTTGTAATCTACACATTTTAGCATCTCTAGGCCACTCACCATCATAGGCATCCACAAGACAACTCTCACCACCGCTAGGATCATGGAGAAGCGCTTTTGTGCAAAGAACACCGGGGATTCCCAGTTACTGATGGTACCGCCATCCCTCAGTACATCGTCAGAGGCAGGGTTTGAACAGGTATATGTTTCCACTTTGTCCCGCACCCCTAACCCTTTCCCCAACCCACCCGGACTCAGCTCGTTGGTACTGAAACTTCTGTCCAAGCTATCCCGAGAGAAGGACGGGAGTTCGCAGAGAGGCGCAGACCCGTCCCCTCTCAGATCCCTGGCTATATCCAAGTAGCTCGGGTATAACGTCCCCTGTGGCTCTCTGGAACACAGAAGCTGGTAGGTGAGAGGAACGAAGAAGATCACCAATCCGCAGAAACAAACGGAGTACAAAGAGAAAAGGATCAGAAGGTAAAAGCCTCGTCTCTCCGGGAAGCAGCCGAGAGAGAGCCGAGTGAAAGTCCCCCATCCGCACAGGGGTAGTACACTGACGGCCAGGCTGACTACCCACACCCCTGCTATCGCCAACATCACCCTTAACGGCCGAGGGCTTCCTTCTCGCTTGGTAACGTAAAAGGTATAGGCTGCGATAAGGCAAGCCTTCATATTGCTGGAGAGTCCTTGGAACACATAGAGAAGTCCCGATAACGTGCATATGGTCACcgaccctccctctccatctcgctcCCACTGGAGGAGcatgaagagggagaggggtatCACGCTGAGCAGGTCGTCCACGGACATTGAAGCCACGATGAGCCACAGGATGGTTTTCCACCTCATCCGAATGAAAAAGAATAGAGAATATACACTTCCCAAGAAGGTAAGAGCGGCGATGGCGACGCACAAACCGAACAGAAGCAGGCTCATCTGTCTTTGCGCCTCCGTGAGGTCCGTCCTCTCGTAGCTCGCGGTGAAAAGGTTGCTGTTGTTCGGCGATGGGGAGCTGAGAGTCGAGGACATTTTCATTTAGGTAACTTTGTCGACCTGGCTTGTGTTGCCCAATGTCCAGCcgcccatatatatatatataaaaaaaaaaactttgagcCAATGCCAAAATGTTACTAGAGTTATAACGGCACCCATGGGCTAGACTACATCCCTGGTGAGTCACTCTGATAGCGCTATAGTTGGATATATCTTGGATACATAACGGAAAGTAGCTTCCAGAATAGGACACCGGTGCACTTCAGACGCGCACTGGTGGAGATAGATGGCGAGGCTCCTCGAGGATGATGCTCCGCGATTTATGTACAAACCCGAGAAGTGCGTGCTGCACTTTTACAAACCTCACGCTGTCGTCACTGTCTTTTCTTTCAATGGCAGAAGGGTAGGCTGCCGTGTAATAATAATATCGTTAAACTTATACAAGTGTTCATCGGTTCCAAGTGTTTAATGGAGATGTGTTTCTTGCATATGTCCACggggagtggggtcacggccagggtctccATTGTCCAGCGCCTCTGGAACATttgggggttaagtgccttgctcaaggacacatcaaCAGATTgctcaccttgtcagctcaaggattcaaaccagtgacctttcagttaTTGGCAGAATGTTCTAATCTCGAGGCTAgctgccatgtgtgtgtgtgtgtgtgtgtgtgtgtgtgtgtgtgtgtgtgtgtgtgtgtgtgtgtgtgtgtgtgtgtgtgtgtgtgtgtgtgtgtgtgtgtgtgtgtgtgtgtgagctccaGTTTTGAGGGTTGTGTGTTCAATCCCGGTACTAGTTTTTAATAGTTTTGTTTGAACCTTTTACCATTCTGAATTCATGATCTGTTTCAGACCGTACAGGGTGTATGGAAACACACTTCATAATGCTGCTGGGTCCCAGTGTCTTGTTTCAGACTGTACAGGGTGTATGGAAACACACTCCATAATGCTGCTGGGTCCCAGTGGTTCCCTCTGTCTTGTTTCAGACTGTACAGGGTGTATGGAAACACACCCCATAATGCTGCTGGGTCCCAGTGGTTCCCTCTGTCTTGTTTCAGACTGTACAGGGTGTATGGAAACACACTCCATAATGCTGCTGGGTCCCAGTGTCTTGTTTCAGACTGTACAGGGTGTATGGAAACACACTTCATAATGCTGCTGGGTCCCAGTGTCTTGTTTCAGACTGTACAGGGTGTATGGAAACACACTCCATAATGCTGCTGGGTCCCAGTGTCTTGTTTCAGACTGTACAGGGTGTATGGAAACACACTCCATAATGCTGCTGGGTCCCAGTGTCTTGTTTCAGACTGTACAGGGTGTATGGTAACACACTCCATAATGCTGCTGGGTCCTATTGGTGttctattgaacctttatttaactaagcatgTCGGTTAAGAATatattcctatttacaatgacggccaaccgtCGACCTACCGTCGGCCTACCgtcggcctaccggggaacagtgggttaactgccttgttcaggggcagaacaaaatAATTtgacagctcagggattcgatccagcaacctttcggttaatggcccaacgctctaaccactaggctcccaggtgatggttatggtgtggggatggtgtggtgtggtgatggtatggtgtggtgatggtgtggtgtggggatggtgtggtgtggtgatggtatggtgtggtgatggtgtggttatggtgatggtgtgggtatggtgtggtcccagtggtgatggtgtggttatgatgtggtgatggtgtggtgtggttatggtgtggtgtggtgtggtgatgggtgtggttatggtgtggtgatggtgtggggttatagtgtggtgtggtgatggtgtggttatggtggtggtgatggtgtggttgtggtgatggtgaaggtgttgtgtggtgtggtgatgctgtggtgatggtgtggttatggtgatggtgtgggatGGTGTGGTTATgctgtggtgatggtgtggtgtggcgtggtgatggtgttgtgtggtgatggtgtagttatgttgtggtgtggtgtggtgattgttatggtgatggtgttgtgtggtgatggttatggtgtggttatggtgtggtgtggtgatggttatggttatggtgatggtgtggtgatggttatggtgatggtgtggttatggtgtggtgatggttatggtgtggtgatggtgtggtgatggttatggtgatggtgtggtgatcgttatggtgatggtgtggtgatggttatggtgtggtgatggtgtggtgatggttatggtgatggtgtggttatGGTGTGGTGATCGTTATGGTGATGgttatggtgatggtgtggtgatgttatggtgatggtgtggtgatcgttatggtgatggtgtggttatggtgtggtgatggttatGGTGATGgttatggtgatggtgtggtgatcgttatggtgtgatggtgtggtgatgtgttatggtgtggtgtggtgatggttatggtgtggtgatggtgtggtgatggttatggtgatggtgtggttatggtgtggtgatggtgtggttatGGTGATGGTTATgctgtggtgatggtgtggtgatggtgatggtgatggtggtggtgtggtgatggttatGGTGTGGTTATGGTGATGGTTATGttgatggtgtggtgtggtgatggttatgctgtggtgatggtgatgtgatggtgtggttatggtgatggtgtgggtatggtgtggttgtggtgatggtgtggttatggtgatgtgatggtgtggtgtggttatggtgatggtgtgggtatggtgtggttgtggtgatggtgtggttatgatgatgtgatggtgtggttatggtgatggtgtgggtatggtgtggttgtggtgatggtgtggttatggtgatggtgtgtgggtatggtgtggttgtggtgatggtgtgggtatggtgtggttgtggttgtggtgatggtgtgggtatggtgtggttgtggtgatggtgtggttatggtgatggtgtgggtatggtgtggttgtggtgatggtgtggttatggtgatggtgtgggttatggtgatggttgtggtgatggtgtggttatggtgatggtgtgggtatggtgtggttgtggtgatggtgtggttatggtgtgggtatggtgtggttgtggtgatggtgtgggtatggtgtggttgtggtgatggtgtggttatggtgatggtgtgggtatggtgtggttgtggtgatggtgtggttgtggtgatggtatggttatggtgatggtgtgggtatggtgtggttgtggtgatggtgtggttatggtgatggtgtgggtatggtgtggttgtggtgatggtgtggttatggtgtgggtatggtgtggttgtggtgatggtgtgggtatggtgtggttgtggtgatggtgtggttatggtgatggtgtgggtatggtgtggtttggtgatggtgtgggtatggtgtggttgtggtgatggtgtggttatggtgatggtgtgggtatggtatggtgtggttgtggtgatggtgtggttgtggtgatggtgtggttatGATATAATGTGGCCAGGAGATGAAGAGTTTAATAAGATTTAATTGGAGACCGTCTCATTTCCAATTGGACAACACACCACCACAGTGATCGGGCTGGGTGGACCAGATTAACCGGGCTGGGTGGACCAGATTAACCGGGCTGGGTGGACCAGATTAACCGGGCTGGGTGGACCAGATTAACCGGGCTGGGTGGACCAGATTAACCGGGCTGGGTGGACCAGATTAACCGGGGCTGGGTGGACCAGATTAACCGGGGCTGGGTGGACCAGATTAACCGGGCTGGGTGGACCAGATTAACCGGGGCTGGGTGGACCAGATTAACCGGGCTGAGTGGACCAGATTAACCGGGGCTGGGTGGACCAGATTAACCGGGGCTGGGTGGACCAGATTAACCGGGGCTGGGTGGACCAGATTAACCGGGGCTGGGTGGACCAGATTAACCGGGGCTGGGTGGACCAGATTAACCGGGGCTGGGTGGACCAGATTAACCGGGCTGGGTGGACCAGATTAACCGGGGCTGGGTGGACCAGATTAACCGGGGCTGGGTGGACCAGATTAACCGGGGCTGGGTGGACCAGATTAACCGGGCTGAGTGGACCAGATTAACCGGGGCTGAGTGGACCAGATTAATTGATGGGATATGTTGGTCTGTGTCTTGTGCAGAGGGTCACAGGAGGGAATGGTATCCTGTATATATTCTTGTCCTTATAGGGTGTAGTTGTCTGGTTGAACCACCATGTTCATCAGGTTATAGAGGAGGGAATGGTATCCTGTATATATTCTTGTCCTTATAGGGTGTAGTTGTCTGGTTGAACCACCATGTTCATCAGGTTATAGAGGAGGGAATGGTATCCTGTATATATTCTTGTCCTTATAGGGTGTAGTTGTCTGGTTGAACCACCATGTTCATCAGGTTATAGAGGAGGGAATGGTATCCTGTATATATTCTTGTCCTTATAGGCTGTAGTTGTCTGGTTGAACCACCATGTTCATCAGGTTATAGAGGAGGGAATGGTATCCTGTATATATTCTTGTCCTTATAGGGTGTAGTTGTCTGGTTGAACCACCATGTTCATCAGGTTATAGAGGTCAACAAGCAGAATATGAAGAAAATAATACATGAGAAATAAATGCCAAATACATTGAAATTAATTTATTCTAATAGAGTGACTGGTTGGTTTttgaggagagaggataagagtGACTGGTTGGTTTttgaggagagaggataagagtGACCGGTTGGTTTttgaggagagaggataagagtGACTGGTTGGTTTttgaggaggaggataagagtgACTGGTTGGTTTttgaggagggaggataagagtgaCCGGTTGGTTTttgaggagggaggataagagtgaCTGGTTGGTTTttgaggagagaggataagagtGACTGGTTGGTTTTTGAGGAGAGAGGATACGAGTGACTGGTTGGTTTttgaggagggaggataagagtgaCTGGTTGGTTTttgaggagagaggataagagtGACTGGTTGGTTTttgaggagagaggataagagtGACTGGTTGGTTTttgaggagagaggataagagtGACTGGTTGGTTTttgaggagagaggataagagtGACTGGTTGGTTTttgaggagagaggataagagtGACTGGTTGGTTTttgaggagagaggataagagtGACTGGTTGGTTTttgaggagggaggataagagtgaCCGGTTGTATAAAGAGTATGTATACCTCTGTTTCCAAGGCAGCAGTTAGAacgcacaacacaacacaacagatcaCAACACAACCTCTGTTTGTCTTGGTCCTGTGTCCAAGGACGGCCAGTGAAATGGAGTGACTGGTTGAGGTTGgttttttgagagagagagagagagagagagagagagagagagaggagagagagagagagaggtttttgagagagagagagagaggagagagagagagatagagagacagacacaggagacagacacagagacagacagaaaagagacagacagaggtagggagagagacagacagacaaagacagacacagtgggagggagagacatgaggagggagtgacaaagagaaagaggaagacagagacagacagagagagagagagagagagagagagacagagagagagagagagacagacagagagagacagatagacaaagagagagaggagagag
Encoded proteins:
- the LOC118375658 gene encoding probable G-protein coupled receptor 149, which translates into the protein MKMSSTLSSPSPNNSNLFTASYERTDLTEAQRQMSLLLFGLCVAIAALTFLGSVYSLFFFIRMRWKTILWLIVASMSVDDLLSVIPLSLFMLLQWERDGEGGSVTICTLSGLLYVFQGLSSNMKACLIAAYTFYVTKREGSPRPLRVMLAIAGVWVVSLAVSVLPLCGWGTFTRLSLGCFPERRGFYLLILFSLYSVCFCGLVIFFVPLTYQLLCSREPQGTLYPSYLDIARDLRGDGSAPLCELPSFSRDSLDRSFSTNELSPGGLGKGLGVRDKVETYTCSNPASDDVLRDGGTISNWESPVFFAQKRFSMILAVVRVVLWMPMMTLVLVRHAVNASSSDLEAVETVSFFLTLLAPAVTPVFILSDRWIHLPCGCFINCPRDTEREPTAKKRFEFNLSFHKGFGIYKISHETKPHRNPSIEKPSYYNFFNCDFTENQFAVLDSSGVAMREHGELLLEVVPGGGETLALADCLQFPHDNHRDQDLNLTDTSSVFGGTERRLSHVECRKMELMDWEWCRSKSERTPRQRSGGGLALPLCAFQGTVSLHAPTGKTLSLSTYEVSSDGLTISPHATKKVEVYRSKSVGHEPSADDPTTVGPAGGVGTEVEVGMRDTNVKIHLEVLEICDNEEATDSVSIISNISQSSTHARSPSLRYSRKENRFVSCDLGETASYSLLIPNSGNPEVDNFNINIPDTVEAHRQNSRRQKQETGGYREEIQLLNEAYRKQEEDRED